In Planococcus citri chromosome 4, ihPlaCitr1.1, whole genome shotgun sequence, the genomic window GTGATGTGTTCTATAATTTCACGAATTAGGTCTCAAGGGATTGCGAGTTCTGTTACAATTTCATCTCATAGCGagtaaaataatttatattatACGTTGAATAATTGCAATGTAGGTTAGTGTAATTAATTGATAAACTGTAATCTCACTGATGTACTGCATGTATCTCTCATTACACTATAcagatacctacatacatataggtataatttgaaaatatcttttCATAATGTTAAATAACCCATGTTATGATTCAGTCATGCTCACACATAGAATAATGAAAACTATATACTTATACCATTTAGATAGTTAATTCACATCGAATACTTACGATCAAACCATTCTGATGTTGATTGATTAATCCAAAATAGAGGGATGAAATCCATGCAATAGATTTATGATGTACTTTCACTCAAAATAACGCGACTATTTCTTTACAGATCCAATTTGCGGATTGATTCTTGAAGATAGCGATTCTCTAATCATAATGAAATACCTATACAGACGACGAAATTCAGGTATTTTGAATTCATATTGTATCATCCGCGCGatataaaatttctcattgtTAATTAATACCTAATGATTGTTTCTGTCTGCTTGATTTCTTGGGCAGAGCGAAGATCAAACAGCCATCTGCTATGCCTATCTGTAACATAAAAGGGTTCATTTCAAAGAAAGGAAACTTCAAGTTCAACCTCAAAACATTCAAGTTATTGCCCGAGAACTGGTGATAAATTGTAAGTTTTGTAACACACACTTTCACTAATTTAACTAAAACTTTGGTGAGCAAAAGAAATTCATTTTAGGGGGTTTTCGAGCGCTCTACAGAACACTacagaatttaccaaaaacgtaaaaaattagaCTTTCTGAAAGCTCATGATAAGACTCAAAATGGACTGCAGACTGCTGTAATACAGTTTTATAGCAAGCTGTAagaaattttttacgttttctatAATTGCTAATGGTTTCATGTAAATTGCTGTAGAGCACTCGAACCCCCCTTTTAATGGAAGAGACTTTGGGCTATAAGTAACTGTGATTATGCTTCAGTACCTacctgtattaaaaaaataagtacttaccgACTCAAACAGTTTTGTCCCACTTGATCATTTTGACGACTTTGAGCTCATTGAAGTCATAATTTCCTGAAATTCATAAGAAAACAGCAGTTAAACACGTATACCTATGAAGGtgattggataatttttttcttcactgtTCTGGAATTGATTTGGTCCAGTGCCGATGCCAGGATTTTTCCTAGGAAGGGGATAATTGGGTCCAAGCCAAGTAATTTtgtcatctcattttttttgggtgaGGGGGGCAAAAACTAAATAACGATATCACTCATTTAGTTCCTTTTTTAAAAGGATGGACTTGAGTGACTGAAATTTGTCTGTTGGGTAGCATTTCGAGTACACAGTATacgaatataggtacctagctagaTGTAAAGCCTCTTCATCTCAAAAAAGATGACAAAATGAAGTGATGTAGGGATGCCCAAAAGAAGAAcaatcgcaaaattttaaagaattttcaagttttttttttaaaaatttttagaacaagCTGGACATAGTTGTGTAAGTATGTGTAATCGGTATCTGTCCCAGTAGAACAAGAGCGCAAATTTAGTTTTTacaatcaaaaacttttttcaaaaaaacactggACTCTTGCAGGGGGAAGATTATTACACAACAAATCCCCTTCCCCTTAAAACCGGCACTGTAGTGCCAAATCATCTTCAGCATCCACCTCACGAATGAGGTGGCATTTAGATTTTGATTTGGACATGAAAATTGCAATGCACGACATTTGACGACAACGTAAATTATgagtttctttgaaaaaaatctgctaaTAAATTTGCCCAATAGGTAATCAATGAATGTTTCTAAAATCATATTTTGCTACATTAATACCTAAACGTATATGTAATCTATCAGGAATGGAAAAAGCCCAACTGTTGTGTGTACCAACAAGGGCAATATTTATGGTACTTACGTTTCATTAACTACAATATAATGTACAGTGTACATGTATAGTGATCTAGCCTGTGCAGAATTAGGCGGTGAAATTCACCATGATTGATATCATTTGATAGCTATATGGGAGGGTTCTCATTGAAACGAGCAGGATATCGTTTTAACGTGTAAAATCAATCAGTTTTTCTAATCGTTTCAATAGAtcgctcaaaaatcaaaatcgaagtTACCTGGCCAACAGAGGGAACTCAactgttttcatgtttttgcaatttgaaatgTTACTGCACCTGAGAGTTGAGATAATGCatgtccattttttaaatttcttaatgAACCATAATTTCCAAACTAAATAAATTGATAGGTTAGCTTATCCTTATCATGGAGCACTAACGCTAAAATATATTATAACCTAGTTATCCCtcacggaaaaaaaatagtactttctgagtagtagttttttaacggagtaaaaagtactactttttaacaccttcatggagaaatattagtagttttacgtaaaaactactacttttgtctaaaaactagttCAAATTACTACTTCGTAAGTAGTAGTTTTGAAGTAGTAATTTTaactagtttttagacaaaagtagtagtttttacgtaaaactactaatatttctccatgaaggtgttaaaaagtagtactttttactccgttaaaaaactactactcagaaagtactatttttttcccGTAAGGGTACCATCACCTGCATACTCACTGCAGGTACCCAGCAAGTAAAAGATGTCTTTATAGACAGCAACGCTTACCATTTTAGTTTTATCCGACAGTTAATTGAATGACAGGCTAATATTTCTCACAAATGTGCTAATGTTTCAGTTATTGATAGCATCTTTATAGCATTTGCGTTTCACCGAACAATTCTCTGTGGCGTTGTGGCTTCTCAATCCAACACAAACACCCAAATCACAAGCATGAAGCAAATCAACTTCGGGTTCAAACTCAAGATCAAGAATTCGGAGGAACTGCCTGCAAAGTGCCAGATTTGAATGAGATGAGATGTACCTATGCTGCATTGTACTAATATGGACagtaatataaaataattataatggtTGTCTGTGATTCATTGTGATGGTTCAACAACGAATTCTCGCTAGAAAAAATGCAATCTTAATAAATGAAACATTAATTAAGTATACTCACGGGATTAGAAATTTCACCAATTGCCATTAAAACCGAATTATGAACCTCAGTCATAATCGAATGattgataaaataatttatgCATTGTTATCCAAATTCCAGAatcaaacatggaaaaaaacatccaaaacggggaaatttcaaatcaacgcagtgttgccaaatATAGCCGACTTTGCAGAATCAAATCGGATGTAAAAAATGCTTACGAATCATGAATgaaactcgaataaaaatttaaaaatgaagcatACTTAATCTTTTGATTGGTTAATAAAAGCTGGAATGAATTGaaggtgaaattgaaaaaaattgatattttgtctgtttattaaaattgaaattagatgAGAAAGAGACAGAGTATCCGGCGCGGCGGTTCTTTGTTCGAAAACGCTGGAAGTTaaaaacctcttttttttttgttttaattctgGGTTACAAGGTAGTATAGGCACGAATTGCGAATCAGTCAGACAAAGTATATACCCACAGATTTTGCCAGTCTAACAATGTATAGGATCACGTATAATTTCGGCAGCCAAAACATGCTTTCTCAAGGCCGTCGTATCAGACAAATTTCGGGGTGATGAACGCGAACCATTAGTTGTCTGCTCATCTTCGTCAATTCAGAAGCAACGAGGTTACTTTGTTGGTTTGCAACTACTACAATGTATTTTTGGCCAAGCTGTAATAAAACCTGTCTCGAGAATGTTCTCGGAAAAGCGTACAACGAACAGTCGTGTAATAAAATAATGGCGTATACCTATATAAGATGAATTAAATTTACAAACGAGACTCTTGCTCTGTTAATTCTCTTTTTTAAGCTAGGTATTGTTTCAATTTACAACGAATACGTTTATCATTATCGTATTCgtatagagtttttttttcaggctcACACATTTGTCTGTTTGGTAGAAGTTCGTCGTTGAATTCATATACCtttactttacctacctatcttattATTGTTCACCATCGTCATATATTTTTACTCGTGTtatttcaaatacaaaatttcatcgtttcTTCTCTTTGAACAACTAAGCTTATTATTGAATTCATGCGGTAAATTGGTTGGTAAAATTTACTACGACTTGTGGTATTACTTACATAAAAACCTGCATTAATACGTAACACACATAATCTACACTCGGAGTTTTACTTTTCGAGGCATATAAATTTCTCGAATAGCGACGAGTTCAACGACCTGCCCATAGCTAATTGAgctttaattattatttttacagttcatcaatgaaaaattatcagaccTACATTGCGAATTATGGTTTTGCTTCTAATAAGGAAATAAATACTTCAACTGTTTCATTTTCGTGTTgattaaattcataaattggtATCATGTTTTATACAGCGTATAAGATTCGCTCGAAGTCGAAAATTCTAATAAGTATGCATTTAACCGAACTCAGACGCGTTTAGGGTAAGCTCCCAATAGCACAGCAATTCAAACAAAGTAAACAAAcgtaaaattttctttatttgaaaTAAGAACAATATAAAATACATGTGTAGTCAACTTCAATCTACCATCATTTCGTTATTACTGAACGTTGAATTGTCTCGCTTAGTTTTACGAGCttcttctttcctttttttcttggCGGCCAGtttcaatacttttttctgTTTCACTTGTACtatgtttttcatattttctttttcttcgccTTTCTTCTTTTTCCTCCAACGGAGTTTGCCTTTCTTTTTCGCTGCTACGGTAGTATCCACAATTAAGTTCTTCAACTGAAATCATAATTGAAAATATGCATAttcaagttttctatttttccttATAAAAATGTAACGCAAATgaatattttgttaaaaagtgatCAAACTATATAAATCTAtgaataaaaatctttttttttcttgctgaAAACACACCTCTTTAAAGTCTGGATTTTCAGGATCATTATTAGATAACGATAGATAAGTAACAAATTTATTCTGCCGTTCGTCGTTAATCATATCTAGAAGTTCATTTTCTTCCTTCGCAAACTGTAACTCGTTAAATTCTGTATCCATTTCTGATTCAGTTCCGGTACTGGACGGATTACACTGCGACACATCgaaattttcaccaagtttTGAAACAATCTTAGCACTGATATGAGTGTCAGCGGAGTCTTCTGGCGGTAATGTGTAATATCTTATTTTACCGCTGAAAAAGAGATAAAATCCCGATGAAAATTAACACACACTTTCACAAATGACAAATGctatctagatgaaaaaaaaaaccttaccGATTCCAATCCTGTACAAGCATTTTCGCAGCTTTGAAAGTGTCAGGTATGCCTTTCTTTCCCAATAATCCGAAACGTTTAGATAAAGAGAGTAAGAATTCTTCTGGAGTGTTGTAATTTGATACATTGTATAATTCCATcatctgaaaatttcacaatgatcattaaaattttgaagtcggattaaaaatgtgaaaaaaacagCTTACTTGTTCTTTAGTGGACCGATACAGAATTGCTTGCGCAGCAAGAGTCGGATCGTTTAACTGATCGGTTTTCACTAGATTTTTTAAGCATAAAAGAGTGTTATTTTTCAATACAGGGTTTTCCATAACAATACCAGGACtatctaaaatttttatattcgcGCTGATTTGGACTGTTTGTAAAGTTCTGCAAATCAATAGGAAttcattattataaaaattcatcaataaattttaaacacgTATTTGATTTATTACCTCGTAACACCAGGTTCTGCTCCAACACGACACGCTTTTGCTCGCCGCAAACTGTTTATTATACTACTTTTACCAACGTTAGGAACACCTGACGATAAAACAACACGTAAATACTACGTAAATAGtacaaagaaaaaataattgaaaaaaatttaccaactacTCCAACTATGATGGATCTTTCAAATCCATCACTACGACGATAATTAGCCAACAGCTTCATCAGAAATTCGGCACCGACGCAAGACGAAACTGACAtaagtttttccaaattcttcttctttttggattttttcagcaTAGTTCGGCGACCCAATTTTTGAGCCTGTTGTTGAACACTAGCTTTAAAAGGTACAGCAGGTCTGCTTTGCCTCAaatattttaaccatttttccaaattttctcgTGGAACTAAGTCAGCTTTGTTTAAGACAATTACTAATCTTTTTTTGGGATCTCTTGCGACAGTTTCTTCTACAACTTTACATCTGGTGCCAAGAGGATCTCTGGCGTCTACAACTTCCAATATAACGTCTGCTTCATTAACGACCTGAAAAGTAGAACGATAGATATCATACAGAAAAGAAAGGAGGTATTATATCCATGttgtataaattgaaaattttgaattcaactcGGGCGATTTCAAAGGAGAAAACGATGAAGTACCTTCTTGAATTCTTTTGTAAGAGAAGAGCTTTCCATTTTCTGCGCGGCATTAATTTTACGATCTATTTCTTCATTTCTATCTATGGGCATGTAATCATCGCCTCGTATCCGAGCATCTTGAACGAGTTGCTCTAAAGTTATACCATTTGCAGCGTTTTCTTCtattattcgtttattttccaccatcatttctttttctttagcTTTAGCTTCATTAAAATCTTCAATAATTTGTTCTTTGAACGGACACTGCTGAGGTGCGGTAATGGCTTTCGTTTTAGAACCTACAGAAATGAAATAAAGTTTAGTCGACatcagaaaaaatatgtactgatACAAACACGAACAGTATAATTTACCTTTACGTTGTTTACGTGCTTCCCTGCGTTTCTTTCTGTTATGTTCACGAACTTTCTTATCGATTTTATACTTCAAACGACATGACAAACGTTTACTCTTTTTTTCTACAtagaaaagaatcaaaattagagATATTTCGGCGTACAACCTACGAGTACGTGTAGATTATGGGATCCACTTACTTAGAGAGGGATGACCCATGGCGAAAGTTTGAAGTTTTCACGGGCAGAATGAAATCTAATTACAGGGAAATATTCTGATTCGTAAAATATCACAAATTATGTCCACAATTTACGTATAATGAACCACGCACGTtgtagaaattgagaaaaaatttactgatatgatatgaaataaaatttaatcacgTGTTAATTTAGCACGTtgttgatggaaaaaataagGATGAACTACTTTCGTTCTTTTTGTACGTGTTCTTAAAGGGAAGCAAATTGAACAACGAACAAAATCGTTcatttcaagatattttcaaaatggtgtcaatatacaaaattaaaaagtgctataaaaaatttttgtgaaggtGCGGAGCTGCAGTGCAAAAATGATGCgccttattaattttttcatcatataaataaaataaaataattttttaagcattataaaatacaaattattttgaaatctttctcatttgcaaaaagaaaagaattcaAGATTCCGTTTTGTgaaatcaaaagaaatttttcaccataGCAACTGCAACATTGATTGATACCTATTTACATGAAAACAcgcgtacctacttttttgaatgAAGGTCAAAATTGCAGTTATGCCATTTTTGTCGAAACAAGCTAAAtcaggaaattaatttttccatttcaatttttttcaaagttttgttttaaaaatattcaaaatgtaataaaaaatacagttttaaaaacaaaaactttaatTGCATAGTGTTTATTCACCATTATTTGCGTGAATTCCACGAAACACAATTTCTCGTTATGAAAATTTCTGAGAGTTCTCACATCAACACTGTTTATTTACAATAGAATACAGAAATGGCGTGTTGTGCAATATTTTATTCGACAATTTTCAATATGAtaaagattttattttaattaaaaattaattaattttaagaaaCAGTGAATAGTTGTTACAATTAAATCGAGTTGCTATTCTGTACGGTAATCATCATCAAGTGAAAGTCGTGTGCGCTATGTCATCGTTGGCCGAAAATTTGGACGGTGTTTTTTTTGGACGACTGTGTCCAAATATCTTGTAATTCTGATGTTATTATCGGAGTTTTCGTACAAAATGAACTGGTTTCGAGGTGTTAATCGCCAATATGTTATTACTTGAACGCTATTGTTCAGCCCTGCTGTCTTGAACAACCTCTAGTTTAAGAATTTTGTAAGTTCTCAATACTGATAATGTTTGTTTATCATTTTGTTACAAGCGTTAATTTAGCGTCTATTCTGGAGCTGGAATTTTCCATAGTTCGATATACATAACAGTACATTtgcgtttaaaatttcatttttgggagATTCTGATGTATGAGTATGCTGAAATTCTGTTTGCAATATTGTCCAACTTTTGAATGTGAaacacaattcaatttttatatagTAATAATGGGAAAgatatgaaaatttacttcttaCAGAGTAGTAATCATTCTGGTGAAATTATTTCTTAGTACTGAATGTTGCGCATAACGTTGAACTGATATCGTTAGATGGATCTGAATGTCGGATGTATGATAATCAGCAGCGTCAATTTAGTCAAACACTATGCCTATAGCGTTACTAAATCTTACTGTAGTATACGGAGTGTTTCATGTGTTTTGATTGAtattctgttttgtttttacaGATGAAATTTGTTCGACTGGAGGTGTGTTACATAAAATCTTCTAaatgaaggtaatttttttattgctgcCGTATAATAAAATGAGATGAAACCACGAATTCTAAGGACACTTAACGCTCGTTATTTggaatacgaatttgaaaagaaatttcaattttttttcagagaatgCCCAGAGGCCGTAGTCAAATGCCCTTTTACGGGCATGCCCCGTGTCCAGATAATGATATGCCGCATATGCAGCGAGGCCCATGTTTTACCGATGGTTACGGTAAAATGGACGGACCTTGCGGGTAATTAAATACCAAATGACgttaaaatgagaatttatgAGTTTACGACTGATAATGAATTTCTTATCGTAGTATGGGAGTCGGTGAATTCAAATCTCCGATGATGGCTAATCCAGAACCACCCCCACCACCTCCTAAAAAGAAACGAAGGACTTCGAATACAATGGCAGCTGCACCACCGCCACCTCAGTCGCCAGCTATGCAAGATTTACTACCTCCTCCGCTAACCGGTAGGTGATCTAAACATTGAAATCTACTTTATCGAAGTATTCCCTCTTATAAATTCTTTTCGATAGGTTACGGCGATACAATCGTAGCTTCAAATCCATTCGACGACACTCCACCTCCGACTCCTACGATGTCTCATATGAATCCAATGAATCACGTCAACAAGCACATGAACGTAGGTCCTTGCATGTCACCAGCTGCTTCGATGATGGGATCGATGAGTCCGTGTCACATAGTCGGATCGCCGATGAATTGCGGTCCACCAGTCGGCAGCCCGATTAATTGCGGCCCTTCGATGGGCAACTGTAGTCCAATGCCAGGTGGCGGAAATAACCCGAACTGTGGTCCAATCGGTAGTCCTCATGCAGTTTGTAATACCAGGCAAGTTAGTCGAAGTCCGTTGATGTGTCCTCCTATGAGTAATGCCGGCTCAGTTATGAATTGCGGTCCGGGAAGTAATAATCCAATGAACGTGAATTCGGTGCATTCGATGAATAGAAGTCCACAATCGTTAGGCAGTCCTTTGAGTTCAGTTATGGCATCAAATGTCCGCGGAAACTCACCTCTGGACTGTGGCTTGGGTTTAAACTCGATAGGATCTCAAAAAGGTAGCCCTATGTCGGTGATGAGTTCGCACAATATGAATAGTTTGAATTGCGGCTCTCCGATGGGTAGTCCGTCCAACGTGCAAATGAATAATTGTAATAACGGTGGCATGAATATGGGTTCACCGATTACCAGCCCATTAGGCAATGTACCATGCTCGATGCAAAGTGGGCCTGATTTAGGTATGAATTTGAACGGTGTCATGAGTCGAAGTCCGATGAACGCGCCTCCTAATTCCGTTGGTAGTCCTATGTTGTGCAATTCAACGATGCGTGGACAATCTCCTTTAGGTGGTGGTCCTTTAGGCAATAGCCCGATGAACATGAATTGTAATTCGAATCCTAACGTAGGAATAATGGGACCCAAGTCCGATTTAAATATGAACGAACTAGCGGCAATGGGTAGAGATAACTGCGGTCCTGGCCACATATCAATGAAATCGAACCAAGGGCCAGGATGCGTCATGCCGATGAACAATCCGTGCTCGCGACCGTCCGATATGAACTCGATGCAACCTTGCGGGCCGGGACAAATGAACAATTCGCCTCATTGTAACCCAATGATGAATAATCCTGGTGGCTGCGGCCCCGGTATGAATAATTTACCATGTATAGGAAATAATATGAACCGACCGCCGTGCGGAGTGAATCCTATGAGTATGGGTAATCCGTACGATGGCATGAATCCGCAATGCAGACCGAACATGAACCGATCTCAGTACCCTAGACATATGAACAGCATGCATTACGGTGGCCCACCACCGAATAGTATGAATAGTATGTGCGGACCTCCAGACATGGGCAATATGCCGTGTCCACCAAATAACCAAATGCATTGTAACGACCAGGCTATGAATAATCCGCAATGTGGCGTTAATCAAAATATGAACCAGTGCGGAGGAAACATGTTTAATTCGCCTTTTTCGCCGTTCGATTCAAGATGCAGTCCGAATTTACCTTTCAATGAAGTTTCCATGAATAATGGCGGAGGATTTTACCGCAATATGAATCATACAAGCCAAGCGCCGTGTATGCCGAATATGCGTAACCCTTGTAACGTTTCGAGCGCCAGTGACTTACCCGGTCCTGGAGATATGTCCGCCATTAAGACCGAATCCCGTGACCACAGCGATCTCAGCGCCGATATTTCGAATACAGTTTGCGGATTAACATCCTCGGACAACAATGACGATCTAGGATTGATGTCTTGTGGCGCGGATAACTTTCTGAAAGAAGACAGAAAACCGAAAGATTGCAACGGTGGTCTTTCGTTAGAAGACGAAGCCGATAAATTAGACGACGTTAAAAATAAACTAGATCTTGATAAGAAAGACGCCATCGttaaaataaaagatgaaaaaattgatggtaAAGAAGACGACGATGTTAAAACCATAATTTCCCCTTCAAGCTCCGGTGCATCTTCTCAAGGCCCTACCAATACTATTACGGTGACCAGCGCTTCAACCACGTCCGGCACAACGACCAGTTCTTCTGTTACCAGCGCAGATCCAGATAACAACGATAATTCGACAGCTAACGCTACCAGCGAAGGAGTCAAAAACGATACCGAAGATGATTTATTCAAAAGCTCAGACGGAGTTAATTCCGGTGCAGGGAATACGAACAACGAATCTGAAAATAACCGATCGGCCAACGAAACTAATGATAAAGATGACTCGGAAGACAAGCTCCACTGTTCAAATGAAAACGATACCAGTTTCGACGATAACGTCGATAATACTCGAGATGACAAAAATTCTTCGGCCAACAACGAATCCGCCGATGCTACCAATTCAAATTGCCCCGAATCCGAGAATACTGAAGATCGTAATAAAGAAAACGATAGTTCTACTCCGATTAAGCTagaaaatgacgaatttttcgacggcgtaaaaaatgtttcagattTAGGCACCGGTGCTCCTTCTCGTCCTGGAAATAATTTCAGTAACGGAAACGTCATCCCTACGAGTAATTTTGGCCCTGGCAACGATGTCTCCGGTGTAATGAATAATCCCTCGTCGTGCATGAGCGATACAATGTGTACGTCTTCGGTAATGCCGAATATGAATAGGACCATCATGTCAAATGCGATGAATCATTCGATGAATTACCCTACCAACAGACCGGTGAATATTGTAAGTTGATGGTTGCGTAGaatgttgaaatattatttatttcgaTACAATATGCAAATTGTAATTATAGGTAAATCCGTTGCAGGTATATCCTTCTAACAAATCCAAGGTGTATAATCCGCAGAATCCGAACGCGCCTCCAATTTACGCGTGTGGGCATTGTCACAAAGAAGTTAACGATAACGATCAAGCTGTTTTATGCGAATCAgggtgtaatttttggtatcacaggtaaattttcattcgactttgaaatatttcaaaacattttcagcTGCTCTGGCATTACTTCATGAGCttgattaactttttttttcttcttcacagAAC contains:
- the LOC135845024 gene encoding protein pygopus-like isoform X2; translated protein: MKRMPRGRSQMPFYGHAPCPDNDMPHMQRGPCFTDGYGKMDGPCGMGVGEFKSPMMANPEPPPPPPKKKRRTSNTMAAAPPPPQSPAMQDLLPPPLTGYGDTIVASNPFDDTPPPTPTMSHMNPMNHVNKHMNVGPCMSPAASMMGSMSPCHIVGSPMNCGPPVGSPINCGPSMGNCSPMPGGGNNPNCGPIGSPHAVCNTRQVSRSPLMCPPMSNAGSVMNCGPGSNNPMNVNSVHSMNRSPQSLGSPLSSVMASNVRGNSPLDCGLGLNSIGSQKGSPMSVMSSHNMNSLNCGSPMGSPSNVQMNNCNNGGMNMGSPITSPLGNVPCSMQSGPDLGMNLNGVMSRSPMNAPPNSVGSPMLCNSTMRGQSPLGGGPLGNSPMNMNCNSNPNVGIMGPKSDLNMNELAAMGRDNCGPGHISMKSNQGPGCVMPMNNPCSRPSDMNSMQPCGPGQMNNSPHCNPMMNNPGGCGPGMNNLPCIGNNMNRPPCGVNPMSMGNPYDGMNPQCRPNMNRSQYPRHMNSMHYGGPPPNSMNSMCGPPDMGNMPCPPNNQMHCNDQAMNNPQCGVNQNMNQCGGNMFNSPFSPFDSRCSPNLPFNEVSMNNGGGFYRNMNHTSQAPCMPNMRNPCNVSSASDLPGPGDMSAIKTESRDHSDLSADISNTVCGLTSSDNNDDLGLMSCGADNFLKEDRKPKDCNGGLSLEDEADKLDDVKNKLDLDKKDAIVKIKDEKIDGKEDDDVKTIISPSSSGASSQGPTNTITVTSASTTSGTTTSSSVTSADPDNNDNSTANATSEGVKNDTEDDLFKSSDGVNSGAGNTNNESENNRSANETNDKDDSEDKLHCSNENDTSFDDNVDNTRDDKNSSANNESADATNSNCPESENTEDRNKENDSSTPIKLENDEFFDGVKNVSDLGTGAPSRPGNNFSNGNVIPTSNFGPGNDVSGVMNNPSSCMSDTMCTSSVMPNMNRTIMSNAMNHSMNYPTNRPVNIVYPSNKSKVYNPQNPNAPPIYACGHCHKEVNDNDQAVLCESGCNFWYHRTCSGLTEPAYQLLTAEIYAEWVCDKCLTTKKIPLVKFKP
- the LOC135845024 gene encoding protein pygopus-like isoform X1; the encoded protein is MKRMPRGRSQMPFYGHAPCPDNDMPHMQRGPCFTDGYGKMDGPCGMGVGEFKSPMMANPEPPPPPPKKKRRTSNTMAAAPPPPQSPAMQDLLPPPLTGYGDTIVASNPFDDTPPPTPTMSHMNPMNHVNKHMNVGPCMSPAASMMGSMSPCHIVGSPMNCGPPVGSPINCGPSMGNCSPMPGGGNNPNCGPIGSPHAVCNTRQVSRSPLMCPPMSNAGSVMNCGPGSNNPMNVNSVHSMNRSPQSLGSPLSSVMASNVRGNSPLDCGLGLNSIGSQKGSPMSVMSSHNMNSLNCGSPMGSPSNVQMNNCNNGGMNMGSPITSPLGNVPCSMQSGPDLGMNLNGVMSRSPMNAPPNSVGSPMLCNSTMRGQSPLGGGPLGNSPMNMNCNSNPNVGIMGPKSDLNMNELAAMGRDNCGPGHISMKSNQGPGCVMPMNNPCSRPSDMNSMQPCGPGQMNNSPHCNPMMNNPGGCGPGMNNLPCIGNNMNRPPCGVNPMSMGNPYDGMNPQCRPNMNRSQYPRHMNSMHYGGPPPNSMNSMCGPPDMGNMPCPPNNQMHCNDQAMNNPQCGVNQNMNQCGGNMFNSPFSPFDSRCSPNLPFNEVSMNNGGGFYRNMNHTSQAPCMPNMRNPCNVSSASDLPGPGDMSAIKTESRDHSDLSADISNTVCGLTSSDNNDDLGLMSCGADNFLKEDRKPKDCNGGLSLEDEADKLDDVKNKLDLDKKDAIVKIKDEKIDGKEDDDVKTIISPSSSGASSQGPTNTITVTSASTTSGTTTSSSVTSADPDNNDNSTANATSEGVKNDTEDDLFKSSDGVNSGAGNTNNESENNRSANETNDKDDSEDKLHCSNENDTSFDDNVDNTRDDKNSSANNESADATNSNCPESENTEDRNKENDSSTPIKLENDEFFDGVKNVSDLGTGAPSRPGNNFSNGNVIPTSNFGPGNDVSGVMNNPSSCMSDTMCTSSVMPNMNRTIMSNAMNHSMNYPTNRPVNIVNPLQVYPSNKSKVYNPQNPNAPPIYACGHCHKEVNDNDQAVLCESGCNFWYHRTCSGLTEPAYQLLTAEIYAEWVCDKCLTTKKIPLVKFKP
- the LOC135845024 gene encoding protein pygopus-like isoform X3: MKRMPRGRSQMPFYGHAPCPDNDMPHMQRGPCFTDGYGKMDGPCGMGVGEFKSPMMANPEPPPPPPKKKRRTSNTMAAAPPPPQSPAMQDLLPPPLTGYGDTIVASNPFDDTPPPTPTMSHMNPMNHVNKHMNVGPCMSPAASMMGSMSPCHIVGSPMNCGPPVGSPINCGPSMGNCSPMPGGGNNPNCGPIGSPHAVCNTRQVSRSPLMCPPMSNAGSVMNCGPGSNNPMNVNSVHSMNRSPQSLGSPLSSVMASNVRGNSPLDCGLGLNSIGSQKGSPMSVMSSHNMNSLNCGSPMGSPSNVQMNNCNNGGMNMGSPITSPLGNVPCSMQSGPDLGMNLNGVMSRSPMNAPPNSVGSPMLCNSTMRGQSPLGGGPLGNSPMNMNCNSNPNVGIMGPKSDLNMNELAAMGRDNCGPGHISMKSNQGPGCVMPMNNPCSRPSDMNSMQPCGPGQMNNSPHCNPMMNNPGGCGPGMNNLPCIGNNMNRPPCGVNPMSMGNPYDGMNPQCRPNMNRSQYPRHMNSMHYGGPPPNSMNSMCGPPDMGNMPCPPNNQMHCNDQAMNNPQCGVNQNMNQCGGNMFNSPFSPFDSRCSPNLPFNEVSMNNGGGFYRNMNHTSQAPCMPNMRNPCNVSSASDLPGPGDMSAIKTESRDHSDLSADISNTVCGLTSSDNNDDLGLMSCGADNFLKEDRKPKDCNGGLSLEDEADKLDDVKNKLDLDKKDAIVKIKDEKIDGKEDDDVKTIISPSSSGASSQGPTNTITVTSASTTSGTTTSSSVTSADPDNNDNSTANATSEGVKNDTEDDLFKSSDGVNSGAGNTNNESENNRSANETNDKDDSEDKLHCSNENDTSFDDNVDNTRDDKNSSANNESADATNSNCPESENTEDHLGTGAPSRPGNNFSNGNVIPTSNFGPGNDVSGVMNNPSSCMSDTMCTSSVMPNMNRTIMSNAMNHSMNYPTNRPVNIVNPLQVYPSNKSKVYNPQNPNAPPIYACGHCHKEVNDNDQAVLCESGCNFWYHRTCSGLTEPAYQLLTAEIYAEWVCDKCLTTKKIPLVKFKP